A genomic stretch from Desulfurococcaceae archaeon MEX13E-LK6-19 includes:
- a CDS encoding RNA 3'-terminal phosphate cyclase, which yields MANEYIEIDGSMGEGGGQILRYSLALSSLLLKPVHIYNIRAKRSNPGLRPQHLTAVRALAQISNAEVKGDRVGSMELWFKPSARKGGVYKFNIGTAGSVTLVIQAILPALIFSDKDSFVEITGGTDVPWSPTIDYMRYVFAENMRRLFGMNISIDVKKRGHYPRGGGHVILKIERMRSHINSIDIVERKAIKAIKGRSHCVRLPSHVAVRQAKSAEKYIYQKLGIKPIIDVEYYERKSDPHLGPGSGIVLYADCIDTVIGADSIGARGKPAEKVGEEAASKLVEELSTKMAFDRHMGDMLIPYVSLACGESRIGVAKLTMHTVTALEVTKKFLPELKYYIEGRIDEPAIIKVSGVCFKV from the coding sequence ATGGCGAACGAGTATATTGAAATAGATGGCAGTATGGGTGAAGGAGGAGGACAGATTTTAAGATATTCCCTAGCTTTATCATCATTACTCCTCAAGCCTGTTCATATATACAATATAAGAGCTAAAAGATCAAACCCAGGTCTTAGACCCCAACACTTAACAGCTGTTCGTGCATTAGCTCAAATAAGCAATGCTGAAGTTAAAGGCGACCGCGTTGGTAGTATGGAGTTATGGTTTAAACCAAGTGCTAGGAAGGGCGGCGTATACAAATTCAATATAGGTACAGCTGGCAGTGTCACATTAGTTATACAAGCAATTTTGCCAGCACTAATTTTCAGTGATAAAGACTCTTTTGTAGAGATAACCGGCGGTACAGACGTTCCATGGTCTCCTACTATAGACTACATGAGATATGTTTTTGCAGAAAACATGAGGAGATTATTTGGTATGAATATCAGTATAGATGTTAAGAAGAGGGGACATTACCCTAGAGGAGGAGGGCATGTTATTTTAAAAATAGAGAGAATGCGTTCTCATATAAATAGCATAGATATTGTAGAGAGAAAAGCGATTAAAGCAATTAAAGGTAGAAGTCATTGTGTACGTCTTCCAAGTCATGTAGCTGTTAGGCAGGCTAAGAGTGCTGAAAAGTATATTTATCAAAAACTAGGCATTAAGCCCATCATAGATGTTGAATACTATGAAAGAAAAAGTGATCCACATCTAGGTCCTGGCAGCGGTATTGTATTATATGCTGATTGTATTGATACAGTAATTGGTGCAGATTCTATAGGAGCCAGAGGTAAGCCTGCTGAAAAAGTAGGGGAAGAAGCTGCCTCAAAGCTTGTTGAAGAATTGTCTACGAAAATGGCTTTTGATAGACATATGGGTGACATGCTTATACCATATGTTAGCTTAGCTTGTGGAGAATCTAGAATCGGTGTAGCAAAACTGACTATGCACACCGTTACAGCACTCGAGGTAACTAAGAAGTTCTTGCCCGAATTAAAATATTACATTGAAGGCAGAATTGATGAACCAGCTATTATTAAGGTCAGTGGAGTGTGCTTCAAAGTTTAG
- a CDS encoding nicotinamide-nucleotide adenylyltransferase — MVNRVLFPGRFQPFHLGHVYAIKKLLEDFDEIVIGIGSAQEGFTCRNPFTAGERMEMIKYSLEEEGIDTRRVWIIPIPDIHKPLAWTTYVLGMVPKVDAVASGNPHVIFLYKWAGVKVIEIKLHKPRIYNGTVIRDLIAHGLPWEDRVPSFVVKYIKENGCDQRIALLCSR, encoded by the coding sequence GTGGTAAATAGAGTATTGTTCCCCGGTAGATTCCAACCATTCCATCTAGGTCATGTATATGCGATAAAAAAGCTTCTCGAAGACTTTGATGAGATAGTTATTGGGATAGGCTCTGCTCAGGAAGGTTTTACTTGTAGAAACCCTTTCACTGCTGGAGAGAGAATGGAGATGATAAAGTATTCTCTAGAAGAAGAAGGTATCGATACTAGAAGAGTATGGATCATACCTATTCCAGATATTCATAAACCTCTTGCTTGGACTACTTACGTCCTTGGAATGGTTCCTAAAGTAGATGCTGTAGCTTCCGGAAATCCACATGTTATATTCTTGTACAAATGGGCGGGTGTAAAAGTAATTGAAATAAAACTACATAAGCCAAGAATATACAATGGTACCGTAATTAGAGACCTTATTGCACATGGACTGCCTTGGGAGGATCGTGTACCTTCTTTTGTTGTAAAATACATAAAGGAGAATGGATGTGATCAAAGAATAGCTCTTCTTTGTAGTAGATAA
- a CDS encoding SAM-dependent chlorinase/fluorinase, whose amino-acid sequence MTDFGQKDPYVGVMKGVILSINPNAKIVDLTHEIPSFDIKRAALTLYLAYKYFPRGSIFVCVVDPGVGTKRRSILIETTNYYFIGPDNGCLYPAANDDGIKAVYDVSESKYRLRIVSKTFHGRDIFAPIAAWLSKGVSPRQLGVELRKEDVVKIVFPSPSILDDRCIEASVLYVDGFGNVMTNISEKYVENLRYGETLLINTGNKEISCTYERSFGYVGEGEIVCYINSWGYLEIGVNKGSAAELLGVSGKNEVIKVCKSGK is encoded by the coding sequence ATGACTGATTTCGGGCAAAAGGATCCATACGTAGGTGTTATGAAGGGGGTAATACTATCAATAAATCCTAATGCTAAAATAGTTGATTTAACACATGAAATTCCATCTTTTGATATAAAACGAGCTGCCTTAACTCTATACTTGGCATACAAGTACTTCCCAAGGGGCTCCATTTTTGTTTGTGTAGTTGATCCTGGCGTTGGTACTAAACGTAGATCGATATTAATAGAGACAACAAACTATTATTTCATAGGACCAGACAATGGTTGTTTATACCCTGCAGCAAATGATGATGGGATAAAGGCTGTTTATGATGTGTCAGAATCTAAATATAGGCTAAGGATTGTGTCAAAAACTTTCCATGGGAGAGATATCTTTGCCCCTATTGCTGCTTGGCTATCTAAAGGAGTTAGTCCAAGACAGTTAGGTGTAGAGCTCCGGAAAGAAGATGTTGTGAAGATAGTATTTCCTAGTCCAAGTATTCTCGATGATAGATGTATTGAAGCATCCGTTCTGTATGTTGATGGGTTTGGTAATGTTATGACAAATATTAGCGAGAAATATGTTGAAAACTTGCGCTATGGCGAAACGCTTCTAATAAATACTGGTAATAAGGAGATCTCATGCACCTATGAGAGATCGTTTGGATATGTTGGAGAAGGAGAGATTGTATGTTATATAAATAGCTGGGGATACCTGGAAATAGGGGTTAACAAGGGGTCTGCTGCAGAATTACTGGGTGTTAGCGGGAAAAACGAAGTTATAAAGGTGTGTAAAAGTGGTAAATAG
- a CDS encoding beta-CASP ribonuclease aCPSF1 has protein sequence MDKTREYVLKTIMKEIPVDVQLTRIEFEGPEIAIYVKNRRAIADKLDLVKAIAKKVKKRVVVRIDPSARLNKEEARKLILELVPKDAGVDPRSIVFDDTLGEVWIKAEKPGLVIGKGAQLRHKILAETGWRPIVIRASPLESKTLHTIIGYMLSESDYRLNFLRYVGERIHRDVLFKTNYVRITALGGFQEVGRSGILLETRESRIILDLGVNVGGPDYERKYPYIDIDNLRIEELDAVVVTHAHLDHCGLVPLLFKYGYRGPVYVTKPTRELMALMLRDYIEVSQREGKHVPFSEKDLLTMILHTIPLEYNEVTDIAPDVKITFYNAGHILGSAMVHVHVGAGLHNIVYTGDFKYATTRLLEKANDKFPRVETLIMESTYGATKQQSRAEAEEMLISIIKKTIEKNGSVLIPVFAVGRGQEIMLVINDAIESKKIPPINVYIEGLVSEVTAVHTEYPEYLNRELKERIYKGENPFTAEYFKIIEGKTVRPDIVEDRPSLIIATSGMLTGGPAVEYLKLMASDPRNSLIFVGYQAEGTLGRKIKDGLRELTIVTPDNKVEVIKINMNIYSIDGFSGHSDQDELLRFLRNIQPKPRTIILNHGEPEAISRLVSLAKRLIRNERIGYPAGARIFAPYPLDSLNLVAR, from the coding sequence ATGGATAAAACTAGAGAGTACGTCTTAAAAACAATAATGAAGGAGATACCTGTTGATGTACAGCTTACAAGAATAGAATTTGAAGGACCAGAGATCGCTATTTATGTCAAGAATAGGAGAGCTATAGCTGATAAACTAGATCTAGTAAAGGCTATTGCGAAAAAGGTTAAGAAACGTGTTGTAGTTAGGATAGATCCTTCGGCTCGATTGAACAAAGAAGAAGCTAGGAAACTCATTCTCGAGTTAGTGCCTAAAGATGCTGGTGTTGATCCACGAAGCATAGTTTTTGATGACACTCTTGGCGAAGTATGGATCAAGGCAGAGAAACCTGGGTTAGTTATAGGTAAAGGAGCACAGTTAAGACATAAAATCCTAGCTGAAACCGGATGGAGACCAATAGTTATTAGAGCCTCACCTCTTGAATCAAAAACACTACACACCATTATAGGCTATATGCTTTCTGAAAGTGACTATAGATTAAACTTCTTGAGATATGTGGGCGAGAGAATTCATAGAGACGTGTTATTTAAGACAAATTATGTGAGAATAACGGCTCTAGGCGGATTCCAGGAAGTTGGCAGATCCGGGATATTGCTTGAGACAAGAGAAAGTAGGATAATACTCGACTTAGGAGTAAATGTGGGCGGACCAGATTATGAACGCAAGTATCCATACATAGATATCGACAACTTGAGAATAGAGGAATTAGACGCAGTTGTTGTCACGCATGCTCATCTTGACCATTGTGGACTTGTTCCTCTACTTTTCAAGTATGGGTATAGAGGACCCGTCTATGTCACAAAGCCTACCAGAGAACTAATGGCGCTTATGCTGAGGGACTATATAGAAGTAAGTCAGCGTGAAGGAAAGCATGTGCCATTCAGTGAAAAAGACTTGTTGACAATGATACTTCATACCATACCTCTGGAGTACAATGAGGTAACTGATATTGCTCCTGACGTTAAAATAACGTTCTATAATGCAGGGCATATTCTTGGTTCAGCAATGGTTCATGTACATGTGGGCGCAGGTTTACACAACATAGTCTATACAGGGGACTTCAAGTATGCTACAACACGTTTGCTCGAGAAAGCTAATGATAAGTTTCCGCGTGTCGAGACGCTAATCATGGAGTCTACTTATGGAGCAACAAAGCAGCAGAGCAGAGCCGAAGCCGAAGAAATGCTTATATCAATAATAAAGAAAACCATTGAGAAAAATGGCAGTGTTCTAATTCCTGTCTTTGCTGTTGGTAGAGGACAAGAGATAATGCTTGTAATAAACGACGCTATTGAGTCAAAGAAGATCCCACCGATAAACGTGTATATTGAAGGACTTGTAAGCGAGGTAACAGCTGTTCATACAGAGTATCCAGAGTATCTTAACCGTGAACTAAAAGAACGTATTTATAAAGGAGAGAATCCGTTCACAGCAGAGTACTTTAAGATAATTGAAGGTAAGACCGTTCGTCCCGATATAGTTGAGGATAGACCATCGCTTATTATAGCTACATCAGGTATGCTTACCGGAGGACCGGCAGTCGAATACTTAAAGCTTATGGCAAGTGACCCAAGGAACAGCCTCATATTTGTTGGTTATCAGGCTGAAGGCACGCTGGGTAGGAAGATCAAGGATGGATTGCGTGAGCTCACTATAGTAACTCCCGATAATAAGGTTGAAGTAATTAAGATCAATATGAACATCTATAGCATAGATGGATTTAGCGGACATAGCGATCAAGACGAATTATTGCGTTTCCTCCGTAATATACAGCCCAAACCAAGAACAATAATACTGAACCATGGTGAGCCCGAAGCGATATCAAGGCTAGTTAGTTTAGCGAAGAGGCTTATCAGGAACGAAAGAATAGGGTATCCCGCTGGAGCTAGAATATTTGCTCCATATCCATTAGACTCACTTAATCTTGTTGCCAGATAA
- the psmB gene encoding archaeal proteasome endopeptidase complex subunit beta encodes MNEKKPLATKTTTVGIKLKDYVVLAADKRATAGVYIAHKKVEKIHMITDYMAMTISGLVADAQRLVDEARVTAKYYELSSNMKPSVKIIAVYLANILSSYLRLSPFIVQLVVGGFDTEPRLYYIDLFGSLSEEDYIATGSGSPTAIGVLERNYSKDMSLEDAINLAKEAIKAAIGRDIFSGEGIDVVVIGKEGSRKETVMLS; translated from the coding sequence GTGAATGAAAAGAAGCCTTTGGCTACTAAAACAACGACTGTTGGGATAAAACTTAAAGACTATGTAGTTCTTGCTGCCGACAAGCGGGCAACAGCAGGAGTATACATAGCTCATAAAAAAGTTGAGAAAATACATATGATAACCGACTATATGGCTATGACAATATCAGGTCTTGTCGCAGATGCTCAACGCCTTGTAGATGAAGCCAGGGTCACAGCCAAATATTATGAATTATCAAGCAACATGAAACCATCGGTTAAGATCATAGCTGTATATTTAGCTAACATATTATCTAGCTATTTGCGTTTATCACCATTCATAGTACAACTAGTTGTAGGAGGATTTGATACCGAGCCGAGATTGTATTACATAGATTTGTTTGGCTCGCTTAGTGAAGAAGACTATATCGCAACAGGCTCAGGCTCACCCACAGCTATAGGTGTACTGGAAAGAAATTATAGTAAAGACATGAGTTTAGAGGATGCAATAAATCTAGCCAAAGAAGCCATCAAAGCCGCTATAGGACGTGATATCTTTAGCGGTGAAGGTATAGACGTTGTAGTGATTGGTAAGGAGGGAAGTAGAAAAGAAACAGTTATGCTAAGCTAG
- a CDS encoding NAD(P)-dependent glycerol-1-phosphate dehydrogenase: protein MSIRNPHEIDLPKKVVVGTGILDKTPKYLNELGFKKNTTIAVITGPKIFSLLGKKLINILEEHKYNVLYWIAEKASKDIAENIASEASRENIELFIGFGGGKAIDVAKYTATQNNKPFISIPTAASHDGIASPFASLKGFNQPMSIKASTPLAIIADIEIIAKAPPRLLRAGVGDLVGKLTAVKDWQLAHRLKGEYYGEYAAQLALLSAKHVLRYHELIASGSTEGVRILVEALISSSVAMCIAGSSRPASGSEHLFSHALDLIAPKPALHGEQVGVGTIMMLYLYGDPRWRKVKKVLEKVGAPTTAKELGIPDEIIIKALTIAHRIRKRYTILGDNGLTWEAAERLARATGVID, encoded by the coding sequence ATGTCTATACGTAACCCTCATGAAATTGATTTACCAAAGAAGGTGGTTGTTGGCACAGGCATTCTAGACAAAACACCTAAGTATTTAAATGAGCTTGGATTCAAGAAAAATACTACAATAGCAGTTATAACGGGTCCCAAGATATTTTCCTTGCTTGGCAAAAAACTCATCAATATACTCGAGGAGCATAAATACAATGTTTTATATTGGATAGCAGAAAAAGCGTCGAAAGATATAGCGGAAAACATAGCTAGTGAAGCATCCAGAGAGAATATAGAGTTATTTATAGGGTTTGGCGGCGGCAAAGCAATAGATGTTGCAAAGTATACTGCTACACAGAACAATAAGCCTTTCATAAGCATACCAACAGCTGCATCACATGATGGTATAGCTTCCCCCTTTGCTAGCTTAAAGGGTTTCAACCAGCCAATGAGCATTAAAGCATCAACACCATTAGCAATAATAGCTGATATAGAGATTATAGCAAAAGCCCCTCCTAGGCTTCTTAGAGCAGGAGTAGGTGATCTAGTAGGTAAACTAACTGCTGTAAAAGACTGGCAGCTTGCTCATAGACTTAAAGGAGAGTATTACGGTGAATATGCCGCACAGCTTGCATTATTATCAGCAAAACACGTGTTGAGGTATCATGAACTTATAGCATCGGGTAGTACTGAGGGTGTTAGAATACTTGTTGAAGCTTTGATAAGCAGTAGCGTAGCCATGTGTATAGCAGGATCAAGTAGACCTGCTAGTGGTTCAGAGCATTTATTTAGCCACGCATTAGACTTGATAGCCCCTAAACCAGCACTACATGGTGAACAAGTTGGTGTAGGAACCATCATGATGCTTTATCTCTATGGTGACCCACGGTGGAGGAAAGTCAAGAAAGTTTTAGAGAAAGTAGGTGCACCAACAACTGCAAAAGAATTAGGTATACCTGACGAGATAATAATTAAAGCACTCACAATAGCTCACCGTATTAGAAAAAGATACACAATACTTGGAGATAATGGATTAACCTGGGAAGCTGCTGAGAGACTTGCAAGAGCAACTGGCGTAATAGATTGA
- a CDS encoding FKBP-type peptidyl-prolyl cis-trans isomerase — MGLKDGDFVLVEYTARVKETGNVFDTTNEEIAKKEGIYDSNKVYGPILVVIGRGWVIKGLEEALKEMNVGEEKEVEIPPEKAFGQRDPSKVKVFSMREFKRRGIDVKVGDVLDFGGTTGIVKSITGGRVVIDFNHPLAGKTLVYKVKILKKLEDITEKAKALVARHLSIKIDEAQVEYKPEEKTLVINIPTRIMTRKNIQYAKIALVGDIYDLLKDYVRKVVIQEVFERKTEEKKEETREEGKEEKETV, encoded by the coding sequence ATGGGGCTTAAGGATGGAGACTTTGTATTAGTAGAATACACGGCAAGAGTCAAAGAGACCGGAAATGTGTTTGATACAACAAATGAAGAAATAGCTAAAAAAGAAGGTATTTATGATAGCAACAAGGTTTACGGGCCAATACTTGTAGTCATAGGAAGGGGCTGGGTTATAAAGGGTCTTGAAGAAGCCCTCAAGGAAATGAATGTTGGTGAAGAGAAAGAAGTAGAGATCCCTCCAGAGAAAGCATTTGGGCAGAGAGATCCTAGTAAGGTAAAAGTGTTTAGTATGAGGGAGTTCAAGAGAAGAGGCATTGATGTAAAAGTAGGTGATGTACTAGATTTTGGTGGAACAACAGGAATTGTGAAAAGTATTACCGGAGGAAGAGTTGTAATAGATTTCAATCATCCATTAGCAGGGAAAACATTAGTGTACAAGGTCAAAATTTTAAAGAAGCTTGAAGACATTACTGAGAAAGCAAAAGCTTTGGTTGCAAGACACTTGAGTATAAAGATTGATGAGGCTCAAGTAGAGTATAAACCTGAGGAAAAGACTTTAGTAATAAACATACCGACAAGGATCATGACCAGAAAGAATATACAATATGCCAAGATAGCTCTTGTCGGCGATATATACGATTTGCTAAAGGACTATGTTAGGAAAGTAGTGATACAAGAGGTATTCGAGAGAAAAACGGAAGAGAAAAAAGAAGAGACTCGTGAAGAAGGAAAAGAAGAAAAAGAAACAGTGTAA
- a CDS encoding DUF1947 domain-containing protein — protein sequence MPRRWYLSKKESKKLRETITGMYPNVPLEFEVVEKVIEKDLPEIIIVDKVPAFFIYEGKYYPLLTLLLSKGVEWVQRIVVVDMGAVKPLLRGADVMAPGIVGVKGAFEPGDPVVVLEEKYGKPFVVGKALVSSKDLVEKKVTRGKAVENLHRVGDKIWEFVRRL from the coding sequence GTGCCTAGACGATGGTACTTGTCTAAGAAGGAGAGCAAGAAACTTCGTGAAACCATAACGGGTATGTATCCTAATGTCCCCCTAGAGTTTGAGGTTGTTGAGAAAGTTATTGAAAAAGACCTTCCTGAAATAATAATAGTTGACAAGGTCCCTGCTTTCTTTATCTATGAAGGTAAGTACTATCCATTGCTTACACTACTACTCAGTAAAGGAGTAGAGTGGGTGCAGCGTATCGTAGTAGTTGATATGGGTGCTGTTAAGCCTTTGCTACGCGGCGCAGATGTTATGGCACCAGGTATAGTGGGCGTCAAAGGAGCGTTTGAACCAGGTGATCCCGTGGTTGTCCTGGAGGAAAAATATGGTAAACCGTTTGTTGTAGGTAAGGCGCTTGTTTCATCCAAGGATCTTGTTGAGAAGAAAGTCACGCGAGGAAAAGCCGTAGAAAACCTACACAGGGTTGGAGACAAGATCTGGGAGTTTGTGAGAAGACTCTAG
- a CDS encoding RNA-binding protein, which yields MVETAHKILHENLGAIVLIRLKGNREVRGKLKSYDQHLNIVLDDAEEIREDGSTRKLGTIVIRGDTVVLISPTPTL from the coding sequence TTGGTGGAGACTGCCCATAAGATACTACATGAAAATCTAGGTGCAATAGTCTTAATCAGGCTAAAAGGGAACCGTGAGGTACGAGGAAAACTAAAAAGTTATGATCAGCATCTAAACATAGTCCTCGATGACGCCGAGGAAATAAGAGAAGATGGTAGTACGAGAAAACTTGGAACAATAGTAATTAGAGGAGATACCGTAGTCTTAATAAGCCCCACACCTACTCTCTAG
- a CDS encoding 50S ribosomal protein L37e, which produces MVKGTTSFGKMSKGKTHIRCPRCGRHSYNVAKGYCAACGYGRSKRMRRYKWQNKKYNRVRIR; this is translated from the coding sequence ATGGTTAAAGGTACAACAAGCTTCGGCAAAATGAGTAAAGGAAAGACCCATATAAGATGCCCCCGCTGTGGAAGACACTCCTACAATGTAGCTAAAGGATACTGTGCCGCCTGCGGATACGGAAGAAGTAAAAGGATGAGAAGATATAAATGGCAAAACAAGAAGTATAACCGCGTTAGAATAAGGTAA
- a CDS encoding sodium:solute symporter family protein, translated as MIDIIVILAIYLLLMLGIGFYSRRYIKNIDDYLVAGRRLGIVFLSATLAATHYGGGFVLGGGAWGVSYGIGGIWYGLACGVGLIVLGLFLAEKTRALAQYTVPDLIDLRYNSKFLRLSSSLLSLAALTGIIGAQVWAMTAVFEALGLPGYYGAIIATLVFIVYTAASGLWAVTITDLGQIVIGSIGVLVATIAGLITVGGFAGLSNRLSIIAKDIGVTPSTYYDLFSPGLTVIALTLSATVMYTLIGQDFYQRLFAAKTPSIARKAAIVAGILLVVLSFLPVLAGMTALALASDPNEVLNSPKTAIPRLILQIFPGWGAGIFLAAILAAIMSTADSLLSASTSHIIRDIYVQFINPNADNKKLIKLSIITTIIVGILALVVAILVKDIILLLIYSYDIYTSAVFVPVILGLFWSKATKEGAIAALVSGATISLLGITNIIKLPYWEEIYLLSAAISLVIMIVVSILTYKETKE; from the coding sequence ATGATCGATATAATAGTTATTTTAGCAATATACTTGCTGTTAATGCTTGGTATAGGATTTTATTCACGTAGATACATTAAAAACATTGACGACTATCTAGTTGCAGGCAGACGTTTAGGCATAGTATTCTTGTCTGCAACATTAGCAGCAACACACTACGGCGGTGGCTTTGTACTCGGTGGTGGAGCCTGGGGTGTTTCCTACGGTATCGGCGGTATATGGTATGGACTTGCCTGTGGTGTAGGATTAATAGTACTAGGTTTATTCCTAGCAGAGAAAACGAGAGCATTGGCTCAATATACAGTACCAGACTTAATAGACTTAAGATACAACAGCAAGTTCCTAAGACTATCATCTTCACTTCTTTCCCTAGCGGCACTAACAGGTATTATTGGCGCACAAGTATGGGCTATGACTGCCGTTTTTGAAGCACTTGGTTTACCAGGGTATTATGGAGCAATAATAGCGACACTAGTGTTTATAGTATATACAGCGGCTTCCGGATTATGGGCTGTGACAATAACCGACCTAGGTCAAATAGTTATCGGCAGCATAGGAGTGCTTGTAGCGACAATAGCAGGGCTTATTACAGTAGGCGGATTCGCAGGATTAAGCAATAGGTTATCAATTATAGCTAAAGATATCGGTGTAACACCTAGTACTTATTACGATCTATTTTCGCCGGGATTAACAGTTATTGCTCTAACACTTTCAGCAACAGTAATGTATACATTGATAGGGCAAGACTTTTACCAGAGACTATTTGCTGCAAAAACGCCCTCAATAGCGAGAAAAGCTGCTATAGTCGCCGGGATACTACTGGTAGTACTCTCGTTCCTCCCTGTATTAGCTGGCATGACTGCTTTAGCGCTTGCCAGCGACCCTAATGAAGTACTTAATTCCCCAAAAACAGCCATACCTAGACTAATACTGCAAATATTCCCTGGATGGGGCGCAGGAATATTCTTAGCAGCAATACTAGCGGCTATAATGTCGACTGCAGACTCTCTCCTATCAGCATCAACTTCACACATAATTAGAGATATCTATGTACAATTCATAAACCCGAATGCAGACAACAAGAAGTTGATCAAATTATCGATAATAACAACAATAATAGTGGGTATACTTGCACTCGTGGTAGCAATACTAGTCAAGGACATAATCTTGCTATTAATATACTCCTACGACATATACACATCAGCAGTATTTGTCCCAGTAATACTAGGGCTATTCTGGAGCAAAGCAACAAAAGAAGGAGCTATAGCAGCACTAGTATCAGGAGCTACAATATCATTACTAGGGATCACAAACATCATAAAATTACCATATTGGGAAGAGATATACCTACTATCAGCAGCAATATCACTAGTAATAATGATAGTTGTAAGCATACTAACATACAAGGAAACAAAAGAATGA
- a CDS encoding DUF367 family protein, with the protein MPKIYVVYYGEDDPKKNTALKMIRMGYAVRTRRYCSKAIVLNPFAPKIIGPWDRPYVEKYGIVVIDASWKKLTRKYFPRKGLHRKLPLLIAGNPVNYGKPFMLSSIEAVAAALYITGYKEQAMELAKLYKWMKTFFDLNIELLEQYSKMESEEQVIKFMEELIKEN; encoded by the coding sequence ATGCCGAAGATCTATGTAGTATATTATGGAGAGGATGATCCTAAGAAGAATACGGCATTAAAAATGATTAGAATGGGGTATGCAGTGAGAACTAGAAGGTATTGCTCCAAGGCGATAGTTCTTAATCCGTTCGCGCCAAAGATTATTGGGCCCTGGGACAGACCTTATGTAGAGAAGTATGGTATTGTGGTTATTGATGCGTCTTGGAAAAAACTTACGAGAAAATACTTCCCGAGAAAGGGGTTACATAGAAAACTTCCTTTACTCATAGCTGGGAACCCTGTAAACTATGGTAAACCATTTATGCTTAGCAGTATTGAAGCAGTTGCTGCAGCACTCTATATAACAGGATATAAAGAACAAGCAATGGAGTTAGCAAAGCTGTATAAGTGGATGAAGACATTCTTTGACTTAAACATAGAACTTCTAGAACAATACTCTAAAATGGAATCAGAAGAACAAGTCATTAAGTTTATGGAGGAATTAATAAAAGAAAACTAG
- a CDS encoding Lrp/AsnC ligand binding domain-containing protein yields the protein MAAKAIVLIQTDIGAETRVMDELFKIPEIIDVYIVYGIYDIVAVIEAESLEKIREIITNKIRRLPEIRTTSTMVVVEGKSKRGS from the coding sequence ATGGCAGCAAAAGCTATCGTATTAATCCAGACAGACATAGGCGCAGAAACCAGGGTGATGGATGAATTATTTAAGATCCCTGAGATCATTGATGTATACATAGTGTATGGCATCTACGACATAGTAGCAGTCATAGAAGCAGAGAGCCTGGAGAAAATAAGAGAAATAATAACAAACAAAATAAGAAGACTACCTGAAATCAGAACAACGAGCACAATGGTTGTCGTCGAAGGAAAAAGTAAGAGAGGCTCCTAG